The Dehalogenimonas lykanthroporepellens BL-DC-9 genome includes a window with the following:
- a CDS encoding conserved hypothetical protein (KEGG: det:DET1031 hypothetical protein), producing the protein MMKKMAVPASDVNKIHSLVPPPHLGAVGRPTLVALVGLPGSGKSYLAAKLGQKTPLAVLESDRIRKSIIANPVYSEAEHTRVFNAIYTAAEEYLKSGRDVLIDATNLNRKWRAPLRRIARNTGVRFIIIYLATPRQTARERLAGRSRQADAISDADWEVYQMLEKRMEVPGSPNYIIHPDTDLSTAVEKIAGDINKNR; encoded by the coding sequence ATGATGAAAAAGATGGCAGTTCCGGCATCGGATGTGAATAAAATCCACAGTCTGGTACCGCCGCCCCACCTCGGGGCGGTCGGCCGGCCGACACTGGTGGCCCTGGTGGGGCTTCCCGGCTCGGGAAAAAGTTATCTGGCGGCTAAACTGGGGCAGAAAACTCCCCTGGCGGTTCTGGAAAGCGACCGGATAAGAAAATCCATCATCGCCAATCCAGTTTATTCCGAAGCTGAACATACCCGCGTTTTCAATGCCATCTATACAGCCGCCGAGGAATATCTGAAATCCGGACGTGACGTCCTGATTGATGCCACCAATCTCAACCGTAAATGGCGGGCGCCACTCAGACGGATTGCCCGGAACACCGGAGTCCGTTTCATAATTATCTACCTGGCCACGCCCAGACAGACTGCCCGGGAACGACTGGCCGGCCGGAGCCGTCAGGCGGACGCCATTTCAGACGCCGACTGGGAAGTGTATCAGATGCTGGAAAAGCGGATGGAAGTGCCCGGCTCTCCCAACTATATAATCCATCCGGATACTGATTTATCGACAGCAGTCGAAAAAATAGCCGGTGACATCAATAAAAACAGATAG
- a CDS encoding Leucyl aminopeptidase (KEGG: amt:Amet_4616 leucyl aminopeptidase~PFAM: peptidase M17 leucyl aminopeptidase domain protein), whose translation MKIELLKDKSIKPAADAVIIGIWEEETDAIPDPELMELTARLRRNKEIKGSASEITLIHGLSRPDVGKFLLLGLGKKTEITRPKLRSILADGCRSAHRSRSRSLTFILPDTGINAADTGHALAEAAVMGSYAFERYLTKKSEYQPFLSIGLSEETGFDVGAFQRGVAQGLAVGEAVCTARDLANEPSNHMTPAVMAETALSIGEEENIEVEVIERETMAELGMGGLLAVSNGSASSNPPKLIIMKYRGSDDEVWDLGLVGKGLTFDSGGISIKPSDKLEEMKFDMSGGAAVIAAMKAVGRLKPRVNVIAAVPATENMPDGGAFKPGDVIKMLNGKTVEVISTDAEGRLILADALTYIDREKPKALVDVATLTGAVIIALGNQASAAVSNNPELAEKVIAAGESAGERIWQLPAWPEYREQYKGVYSDIRNVGGRPAGTITAGLFLSEFISSETPWVHLDIAGTAWGDKEKGHLTKGATGTPVATLVNLAMALADTGNA comes from the coding sequence ATGAAAATAGAACTGCTCAAAGACAAGTCAATCAAACCTGCCGCAGACGCGGTGATAATCGGCATCTGGGAAGAGGAGACCGATGCTATCCCCGACCCGGAATTGATGGAGTTGACCGCCCGATTACGCCGGAATAAGGAGATAAAAGGATCCGCCTCCGAGATAACCCTCATCCACGGTCTGTCCCGACCCGATGTCGGTAAATTCCTTTTACTGGGACTGGGAAAGAAAACGGAGATTACCCGACCGAAACTGCGTTCCATACTGGCCGATGGTTGCCGGAGCGCCCATCGAAGCCGGAGCCGTTCTCTGACCTTCATCCTGCCGGACACCGGAATTAACGCCGCCGATACCGGCCACGCCCTGGCCGAAGCGGCGGTCATGGGCAGTTATGCTTTCGAGCGTTACCTCACCAAAAAGAGTGAATACCAGCCGTTTCTGTCAATCGGCCTGTCAGAAGAAACGGGGTTCGACGTTGGCGCCTTTCAACGGGGTGTGGCGCAGGGACTGGCCGTCGGTGAAGCGGTCTGCACTGCGCGCGACCTGGCCAACGAGCCTTCCAACCATATGACCCCGGCAGTGATGGCCGAAACCGCCCTGTCTATCGGCGAAGAAGAAAACATCGAGGTCGAGGTCATCGAGCGGGAAACGATGGCAGAACTGGGTATGGGCGGCCTGCTGGCGGTATCAAATGGTTCTGCTTCATCTAATCCACCGAAACTGATAATCATGAAATATCGGGGCAGTGACGATGAAGTCTGGGATCTGGGGCTGGTCGGCAAAGGACTGACGTTTGATTCCGGCGGCATCTCCATCAAACCGTCAGACAAGCTGGAAGAAATGAAGTTCGATATGAGCGGCGGCGCCGCCGTCATCGCCGCCATGAAGGCTGTCGGCCGTCTCAAACCCCGTGTGAACGTCATCGCCGCTGTGCCGGCGACTGAAAATATGCCCGACGGCGGCGCCTTCAAACCAGGTGATGTAATCAAAATGCTCAACGGTAAAACGGTGGAAGTCATTTCCACCGATGCCGAGGGCCGCCTGATACTGGCAGACGCCCTGACTTATATCGACCGTGAAAAGCCGAAAGCGCTAGTCGATGTGGCAACCCTGACCGGCGCAGTAATCATCGCTCTGGGCAATCAGGCCTCGGCCGCGGTTTCCAACAACCCGGAGTTGGCTGAAAAAGTCATCGCCGCCGGGGAATCAGCCGGTGAGCGTATCTGGCAGTTGCCGGCCTGGCCGGAATACCGGGAGCAGTATAAAGGCGTTTACAGCGATATTCGGAATGTCGGCGGCCGTCCCGCCGGCACTATCACCGCCGGTCTTTTCCTGTCGGAATTCATCTCATCCGAAACGCCGTGGGTTCACCTGGATATCGCCGGCACCGCCTGGGGTGATAAGGAAAAAGGCCATCTGACCAAGGGGGCTACCGGAACTCCGGTGGCGACACTGGTGAATCTGGCCATGGCGCTGGCTGATACCGGTAATGCCTGA
- a CDS encoding molybdenum cofactor biosynthesis protein A (TIGRFAM: molybdenum cofactor biosynthesis protein A~PFAM: Radical SAM domain protein; molybdenum cofactor synthesis domain protein~KEGG: mta:Moth_2135 GTP cyclohydrolase subunit MoaA~SMART: Elongator protein 3/MiaB/NifB) produces MTEASCLVGAQDAYNRRINYLRISVTDRCNLRCMYCSGASVDHLRHNDILSYEEIAQISRVAAELGVNHIRLTGGEPLVRPGLSNLIELLTAIPGIEDISLTTNGTLLKAQAAGLKQAGLRRINISLDSLKSDRFEFITGGRKLDDVLAGIEQAHVVGLSPVKINVVVMPGLNDDEIVGFAAKARDEDWHVRFIEYMPFDGASTYDTITVAEIKARIETELGSLWACCISGAGPANYFSFGSGHGTVGFIRPISHNFCSECNRLRLTADGKLRPCLLDESEIEIRDVIRQGGSASDIRELLLKAIDSKPERHNLMEAAVNGRQMKQIGG; encoded by the coding sequence TTGACCGAAGCCAGTTGCCTTGTCGGCGCCCAGGACGCCTATAACCGGCGGATTAACTACCTCCGGATATCGGTTACCGACCGCTGTAACCTGCGCTGCATGTATTGCTCCGGCGCCAGCGTGGATCACCTGCGGCACAACGATATCCTTTCTTACGAAGAGATAGCCCAAATCAGCCGCGTCGCCGCCGAACTGGGTGTCAACCATATCCGTCTGACCGGAGGCGAGCCGCTGGTCAGACCCGGTCTGTCCAATCTTATCGAGCTGTTGACAGCCATACCGGGCATCGAGGATATCTCGCTGACAACCAACGGAACACTACTCAAGGCACAAGCCGCCGGATTGAAACAGGCAGGCCTGCGCCGCATAAATATCTCACTGGATTCACTCAAAAGCGACCGCTTCGAATTCATCACCGGAGGGCGTAAACTGGACGACGTGCTGGCGGGTATTGAGCAAGCTCACGTGGTCGGCCTGTCCCCGGTCAAAATCAATGTGGTGGTCATGCCGGGCCTGAACGACGATGAAATCGTCGGATTCGCGGCTAAAGCCAGGGATGAAGACTGGCATGTCAGGTTCATCGAGTATATGCCTTTCGACGGAGCTTCCACTTATGACACCATTACCGTCGCCGAAATCAAGGCTAGAATTGAAACCGAACTCGGCTCGCTGTGGGCTTGTTGTATCAGTGGCGCCGGTCCAGCCAACTATTTCAGTTTTGGCTCCGGGCACGGCACGGTAGGGTTCATCCGCCCCATTTCCCATAATTTCTGCAGTGAATGCAACCGCCTCCGACTGACCGCCGACGGCAAACTGAGGCCCTGCCTGCTCGACGAGTCCGAAATAGAAATCAGGGATGTCATCCGCCAGGGCGGCAGCGCAAGCGACATCAGGGAACTTTTACTCAAAGCCATCGATTCCAAACCGGAACGCCACAATCTGATGGAGGCGGCGGTCAACGGACGGCAGATGAAACAGATTGGAGGTTAA
- a CDS encoding molybdenum cofactor biosynthesis protein C (KEGG: cja:CJA_1491 molybdenum cofactor biosynthesis protein C~TIGRFAM: molybdenum cofactor biosynthesis protein C~PFAM: molybdopterin cofactor biosynthesis MoaC region) yields the protein MELSHVDPTGQARMVDVAGKAVTRRQAEAESTVRMKPETLCLIRNNQLIKGDVLAVARVAGIMAAKETPDLIPLCHPLMISSVTVDFEFAGEDCLRICTQASTTGQTGVEMEALTAASVAALTVYDMCKAVDKGMTIENTCLLTKTGGKSGEYRRRTDG from the coding sequence ATGGAACTATCCCATGTCGATCCGACCGGACAGGCCCGAATGGTCGATGTCGCCGGCAAAGCAGTGACCCGGCGACAGGCCGAGGCGGAGTCAACGGTACGCATGAAACCGGAGACGCTGTGCCTGATTCGGAATAACCAGTTAATAAAAGGTGATGTGCTGGCGGTCGCGCGGGTAGCTGGAATCATGGCGGCCAAGGAAACCCCTGACCTGATACCTTTGTGTCACCCGCTGATGATAAGCTCCGTAACCGTGGATTTCGAATTCGCCGGTGAGGATTGCCTTCGTATCTGCACCCAGGCATCGACCACCGGCCAGACCGGAGTGGAAATGGAAGCGCTTACCGCGGCTTCCGTAGCGGCACTGACCGTCTATGACATGTGCAAAGCGGTCGATAAAGGCATGACCATCGAAAATACCTGTCTGCTGACCAAAACAGGCGGCAAGAGCGGCGAATATCGGAGACGGACTGATGGGTAA
- a CDS encoding MOSC domain containing protein (PFAM: MOSC domain containing protein~KEGG: mta:Moth_2133 MOSC) — MGKIIGVCTSSKKGTKKRDIGSGVLKADFGLSGDAHARQGWHRQISLLDNSSIDKMRAKGLTLTAGDFAENLTTEGLELKTLPIGSRLRTSRGVELEITQIGKECHQHCQIYHQVGMCVMPLEGVFSRIVTGGDVVAGDDIEVISQG; from the coding sequence ATGGGTAAGATCATCGGAGTTTGCACCAGTTCCAAAAAAGGCACCAAAAAACGGGACATCGGCAGTGGTGTTCTCAAAGCCGACTTCGGCCTGAGCGGGGACGCTCATGCCCGGCAGGGCTGGCATCGCCAGATCAGTCTGCTGGACAATTCCAGTATCGACAAGATGCGGGCCAAGGGATTGACCCTTACGGCCGGCGATTTCGCCGAAAACCTGACCACCGAAGGTCTGGAATTGAAGACACTGCCCATCGGCTCGAGACTGCGCACCAGCCGCGGCGTCGAACTGGAAATCACCCAGATCGGTAAGGAGTGCCATCAACACTGTCAGATTTATCACCAGGTCGGCATGTGCGTCATGCCCCTGGAAGGCGTGTTCTCCCGCATCGTCACCGGCGGTGATGTGGTAGCCGGCGACGATATCGAAGTAATCAGCCAGGGCTAG
- a CDS encoding glyceraldehyde-3-phosphate dehydrogenase, type II (TIGRFAM: glyceraldehyde-3-phosphate dehydrogenase, type II~KEGG: ajs:Ajs_2680 glyceraldehyde-3-phosphate dehydrogenase~PFAM: Glyceraldehyde 3-phosphate dehydrogenase, NAD(P) binding domain; Glyceraldehyde 3-phosphate dehydrogenase, catalytic domain), whose protein sequence is MAKIRVGINGYGVIGKRVADAVALQDDMEVAGVTAVNADYRVRVAVERGYPVYGAVSEKTAMLKEAGIPAEGGLNDLLKKVDVIVDCTPKGIGAGLKEVYSAAGVKVIFQGAEKHEVAGLSFVAQVNYTTALNRQFARVVSCNTTALCRVMNAFNKRGWVKRARVMILRRGTDPWESHRDGMINTVIPETRVPSHQGPDARTVINGLDITTMAGAGPFNLSHMHYAMVETQNPVSLTELRHALWEEPRLAFVRSSDGLVAMNSVIELMRDLGRPRNDMWEVGIWEDALAVDEREAYLVFQVHNEAVTIPENVDAIRAVTGIETDPARSMAKTDAALGVVKSFLPRTIPEAAVHAAIGEALKAERDEYRDEGYKGAEEPF, encoded by the coding sequence ATGGCGAAAATCAGAGTAGGCATCAACGGGTACGGTGTCATCGGCAAACGGGTGGCTGATGCTGTGGCCCTTCAGGACGATATGGAAGTTGCCGGGGTCACGGCGGTCAATGCCGATTACCGGGTTCGGGTGGCCGTTGAACGTGGCTATCCGGTGTACGGAGCGGTTTCCGAAAAAACGGCCATGCTCAAGGAAGCCGGAATACCGGCTGAAGGCGGCTTGAATGACCTGTTGAAAAAGGTGGATGTGATTGTCGATTGCACGCCCAAAGGTATAGGCGCCGGCTTGAAAGAGGTGTATTCGGCCGCCGGTGTTAAGGTGATTTTCCAGGGCGCGGAAAAGCATGAAGTCGCCGGGTTGTCCTTTGTCGCTCAGGTCAATTACACCACAGCCCTGAACCGGCAGTTCGCCCGGGTGGTGTCCTGCAACACAACCGCTCTGTGCCGGGTGATGAACGCCTTCAATAAACGGGGCTGGGTCAAAAGAGCCAGGGTGATGATACTGCGCCGAGGCACTGATCCCTGGGAAAGCCACCGTGACGGCATGATCAACACCGTTATTCCCGAAACCAGGGTGCCTTCACACCAGGGGCCTGATGCCCGAACTGTCATCAACGGGCTGGACATAACCACAATGGCCGGTGCCGGGCCGTTCAACTTGAGCCACATGCACTACGCCATGGTGGAAACACAAAACCCGGTCAGTCTGACAGAACTGCGCCATGCGCTGTGGGAAGAGCCGCGTCTGGCTTTTGTCCGGTCGTCCGACGGGCTGGTGGCCATGAATTCGGTCATCGAACTGATGCGTGATTTGGGACGGCCTCGAAACGATATGTGGGAAGTAGGTATCTGGGAAGACGCGCTGGCGGTGGATGAGCGTGAAGCTTACCTGGTTTTCCAGGTTCACAACGAAGCGGTGACTATACCGGAGAACGTCGACGCCATCCGGGCCGTGACTGGCATCGAAACAGATCCGGCGCGCTCGATGGCCAAAACGGATGCCGCCCTTGGCGTAGTCAAGAGTTTCCTGCCCAGGACGATACCCGAGGCGGCGGTTCACGCGGCCATCGGCGAGGCGTTGAAAGCGGAGAGAGACGAATACCGTGATGAAGGCTACAAGGGCGCTGAAGAGCCGTTCTAG
- a CDS encoding HNH endonuclease (KEGG: det:DET0879 HNH endonuclease family protein~PFAM: HNH endonuclease~SMART: HNH nuclease), which produces MARNKKVKDDFIFAVIFISLIALALIMDWWKANAVLGWTIIGIVAVSTGFFLYKSGRFRASIKNATKSTATKLVFENEANEREPLPPQVRQEVMRRAKHRCENEECSYSRTLHIHHIDMDNSNNRLFNLIALCPNCHKDAHNGYITSTQCRNWVNRDYHQLKVSRFRKF; this is translated from the coding sequence GTGGCTCGAAACAAAAAAGTAAAAGATGATTTTATATTTGCTGTCATTTTTATCAGTCTCATAGCTTTAGCCCTCATCATGGATTGGTGGAAGGCAAACGCTGTGTTAGGATGGACTATTATTGGTATCGTGGCTGTTTCGACTGGTTTCTTTCTGTATAAATCAGGGCGATTCAGAGCTAGTATTAAAAATGCTACCAAATCCACAGCTACCAAATTGGTATTTGAAAACGAAGCTAATGAAAGAGAACCGTTGCCACCCCAAGTACGTCAAGAGGTCATGAGGAGGGCAAAGCATAGATGCGAAAATGAAGAATGTTCTTATTCTCGCACTCTTCATATCCACCACATTGATATGGACAATTCGAACAATCGACTTTTTAACTTGATTGCGCTCTGCCCCAATTGTCACAAGGATGCTCACAACGGATATATCACGTCAACCCAATGCAGAAATTGGGTTAATCGAGACTATCATCAACTAAAAGTATCTCGATTCAGGAAATTCTGA
- a CDS encoding protein of unknown function DUF262 (PFAM: protein of unknown function DUF262~KEGG: sli:Slin_0057 protein of unknown function DUF262), whose protein sequence is MVNSSNFNPERQVIDEASKDDTVVPIKYEITSFGADYDAEGLVKRLIREDIYIPPFQRAYVWNINEASRFIESLLLGLPVPGIFLAKESESNKLLVIDGQQRLKSLEFFFKGYFQPDPETSSRRVFRLSNVQKKYLDKTYDTLDPSDKVALNDSIIHATIVKQESPREDDSSIYHIFERLNNTGRKLAPQQIRVAIDHGDFVDTLHELNNEPNWRTIFGSKSLILKDQELILRFLALYFEHETYFRPMEEFLNQFSRKHRHCSQEFCTEASTIFKNTVSLINETVGKRAFRTKAPRALNAAVFDSVMVGLAKRISSNTQIDKESVVRQYSALLQNNSYRESVEKATSNENSVKTRIDIAIRTFQV, encoded by the coding sequence ATGGTGAATTCAAGCAATTTTAACCCTGAGAGACAAGTCATTGATGAAGCGTCAAAGGATGACACTGTTGTTCCTATAAAATATGAAATAACTTCTTTTGGTGCCGACTACGACGCTGAAGGATTGGTGAAAAGACTTATTCGAGAAGACATATATATTCCACCATTCCAAAGAGCGTATGTTTGGAATATCAACGAAGCCTCACGTTTTATCGAGTCGCTTCTACTAGGATTACCCGTTCCTGGGATTTTTTTAGCAAAAGAATCGGAATCAAATAAATTGCTCGTGATCGATGGACAGCAAAGACTTAAATCACTTGAATTTTTCTTCAAAGGATATTTTCAGCCTGACCCGGAAACCTCTTCAAGAAGAGTATTTCGATTATCAAATGTTCAAAAGAAATATCTCGATAAGACCTATGATACCCTTGACCCAAGCGACAAAGTCGCATTAAACGATTCAATAATACACGCAACAATCGTCAAACAAGAATCACCAAGAGAGGATGATTCGAGCATCTACCACATCTTTGAACGACTAAACAATACTGGTAGAAAACTTGCCCCTCAGCAGATAAGAGTAGCGATTGACCATGGAGATTTCGTAGACACGCTTCATGAATTAAATAACGAACCCAATTGGAGAACAATATTTGGTTCTAAAAGCCTTATTCTGAAAGACCAAGAATTAATTTTGCGCTTTCTCGCTTTATATTTTGAGCATGAAACTTATTTTAGACCAATGGAAGAATTTCTCAATCAATTTAGTCGGAAACATAGGCACTGTTCTCAAGAATTTTGTACTGAGGCTTCGACTATTTTTAAAAACACTGTTTCTCTTATCAATGAGACTGTCGGTAAACGGGCTTTCAGAACAAAAGCGCCCAGAGCTCTCAATGCGGCTGTCTTTGATTCAGTAATGGTTGGGTTAGCAAAACGTATTTCCTCGAACACACAAATTGACAAAGAATCTGTTGTTCGGCAATATTCGGCTCTTTTACAAAACAATTCTTATAGGGAGTCTGTAGAGAAAGCTACATCAAACGAAAATAGTGTAAAAACGCGCATCGATATAGCTATCAGGACTTTTCAGGTTTAA
- a CDS encoding conserved hypothetical protein (KEGG: sli:Slin_0056 hypothetical protein) translates to MRDAELVSQLQSIQSLINKSGIATNDDIEMRGHWARYLCVLCAGLLENAIGLVYRKYINDSSNPKVADFSNSVLSKITNPNMKKFIEVHKIFDILWAEELEAFSDENGGKEAIDAIMANRHRIVHGKSSDISIARIDEYLKRAIKIIEFMESQIYH, encoded by the coding sequence ATGCGTGACGCCGAACTAGTCAGTCAACTTCAAAGTATCCAATCATTAATTAACAAATCTGGTATTGCAACCAACGACGATATTGAGATGCGCGGCCATTGGGCAAGATATCTTTGTGTTCTTTGTGCAGGACTATTGGAAAACGCTATCGGCTTGGTCTATCGGAAATATATTAATGATTCTTCAAATCCTAAGGTTGCTGATTTTTCCAATTCTGTTCTTTCGAAGATAACAAATCCGAATATGAAAAAATTTATTGAGGTTCATAAAATATTTGATATATTATGGGCTGAAGAATTAGAGGCATTTAGTGACGAAAATGGGGGTAAAGAGGCTATCGATGCAATTATGGCAAACCGTCACAGAATAGTTCATGGTAAATCATCAGATATTTCAATCGCTAGAATCGATGAATATCTAAAAAGGGCTATCAAAATTATCGAGTTTATGGAGAGCCAAATATATCACTAA
- a CDS encoding conserved hypothetical protein (KEGG: deg:DehalGT_1202 hypothetical protein), with protein sequence MSDILQNKNSSTRFQILVEIAAKGPAVEQKTIATQLEITPQAVSEYIKQLMADKLVTSEGRSRYRLTSNGVNWMLHQLRDLNNYVELAERAVTDITVNAALALDDIADGQEVGLLMKDGILVAGTGIDTGARGIATTSASQGEDVGITGIRGIVPLSPGTVFVAAVPGIREGGSSMADIDRLMLLVRSQRHIAAIGIEAYAALKKAGTAPHYFYAVTETIIEAARYGLEVVVVTVTEELPDLIKALSEAGIEPHFIDLRPD encoded by the coding sequence ATGTCGGATATACTGCAAAATAAAAACTCATCAACCCGATTCCAGATACTGGTGGAGATAGCGGCCAAGGGGCCGGCGGTCGAGCAGAAAACCATCGCCACTCAACTTGAGATAACCCCCCAGGCGGTATCCGAGTACATCAAGCAACTCATGGCCGACAAACTGGTAACTTCGGAAGGCCGCTCCCGGTATCGCTTGACCTCCAACGGCGTCAACTGGATGCTCCACCAGTTGCGCGACCTCAATAATTATGTTGAACTGGCCGAACGCGCCGTGACCGATATCACCGTCAATGCCGCTCTGGCCCTGGACGATATCGCCGATGGCCAGGAAGTAGGCCTTTTAATGAAGGACGGCATTCTGGTAGCCGGCACCGGCATCGACACCGGAGCCAGGGGAATTGCCACCACCAGCGCCAGCCAAGGAGAAGACGTTGGCATTACCGGTATCCGGGGCATTGTCCCGCTGAGTCCCGGCACCGTTTTCGTGGCCGCTGTTCCAGGCATCCGAGAAGGTGGATCTTCCATGGCCGATATTGACCGGCTGATGCTGTTGGTCAGAAGCCAGCGGCATATCGCGGCTATAGGTATCGAGGCTTATGCCGCCTTAAAAAAAGCCGGCACCGCGCCCCACTATTTTTACGCGGTTACCGAAACCATCATAGAAGCGGCTCGCTATGGGCTGGAAGTGGTGGTGGTTACCGTGACCGAAGAACTGCCGGATCTCATCAAGGCTTTGAGTGAAGCCGGTATTGAGCCTCATTTCATCGACCTTCGTCCGGATTAA
- a CDS encoding phosphoesterase PA-phosphatase related protein (PFAM: phosphoesterase PA-phosphatase related~KEGG: deg:DehalGT_0693 phosphoesterase PA-phosphatase related protein) translates to MNTPRIANYISDILNPLVLSLIMLAVVSLNVTESFGQAVLWFVLVTAVTILPVLGVAIFLVRTGRMDALFSNRRHQRHRIYVIGLFFTVMSILLLNWLEAPSAIIAVLVVSLITVVSFAAINLWWKISVHTSTISAFVIIMHIFFGWWAVPTLALVPAMGWARVQLAQHTVGQVVAGALLSAIIVLVIFRQYQVI, encoded by the coding sequence ATGAATACACCCAGAATTGCCAACTATATCTCCGACATACTGAACCCGCTGGTGCTCAGTCTCATCATGCTGGCCGTCGTTTCCCTGAATGTAACCGAATCTTTCGGCCAGGCGGTTCTCTGGTTCGTTCTGGTTACGGCGGTGACCATTTTGCCGGTACTGGGTGTGGCCATATTTCTGGTGCGCACCGGCCGGATGGACGCATTGTTTTCCAACCGCAGGCATCAGCGACATCGCATCTATGTCATCGGCCTGTTTTTTACCGTGATGAGCATTTTACTGCTGAACTGGCTCGAGGCGCCGTCGGCCATCATCGCCGTCCTGGTTGTCAGTTTGATAACCGTAGTCAGTTTTGCCGCAATCAACCTCTGGTGGAAGATCAGCGTTCATACCTCGACCATCTCCGCCTTCGTCATCATCATGCACATCTTTTTCGGCTGGTGGGCTGTTCCGACTTTGGCGCTGGTACCGGCGATGGGGTGGGCCAGGGTTCAACTGGCCCAGCATACGGTCGGCCAGGTGGTTGCCGGCGCTCTTTTGTCAGCCATAATCGTTCTGGTGATATTCCGACAATACCAGGTTATATAA
- a CDS encoding conserved hypothetical protein (KEGG: deg:DehalGT_0603 hypothetical protein), translating into MHHTLPFYGRHQARFLKAYMALGWLAGVPLLGRWIKSAANRYAQVTHGAVALTADEAEEIVRLSDWVAVGRCTCRETFHNCDAEVEAEIVVGFGAEVYSGVPEQYREVSLTEAVEILKQCRERRLIPMMMQCYGHYYAICNCCTCCCVPLRLKNRHGIEYAVIRRSGVVADFVNQLRNHGD; encoded by the coding sequence ATGCATCACACCTTACCATTTTACGGCCGTCACCAGGCGCGGTTCCTGAAAGCCTATATGGCATTGGGCTGGCTGGCTGGAGTGCCATTACTGGGGCGCTGGATAAAGTCGGCCGCCAATCGTTACGCCCAGGTTACTCATGGCGCTGTTGCCCTGACTGCCGACGAAGCCGAAGAAATTGTCAGACTTTCCGATTGGGTAGCTGTGGGGCGTTGCACCTGCCGGGAAACATTTCATAATTGTGACGCCGAGGTAGAAGCGGAGATTGTAGTCGGTTTCGGCGCCGAGGTGTATTCCGGAGTGCCGGAACAATATCGGGAGGTTTCCTTAACCGAAGCGGTTGAAATTCTCAAGCAGTGTCGGGAAAGGCGATTGATACCGATGATGATGCAGTGCTACGGCCACTACTATGCCATCTGTAATTGCTGTACCTGCTGTTGTGTCCCTCTGCGTCTGAAAAACCGCCACGGCATTGAGTATGCCGTCATCCGTCGTTCCGGGGTTGTTGCGGACTTCGTGAATCAACTGCGAAACCATGGGGATTGA